AACCGAACTCTCACAACTTGATTTGAGTGAATTAGACCGGCAATTCCAACGCTATGCCGATTTCTTAACCTCCTTGCTGGCAGATTTAACTCGCCGCCGACAGACTCCAACCTTCACCCGAATTCTAATTAGCGGTGTGGCGGAAGTGTTGCGTCAGCCAGAGTTTTCCGAGTTAAACCAAATCCAGACATTGATGCAACTGCTGGAAGAAGAACAGGAACAATTGTGGCCGCTGATTTTTGAATCATCCGCCTCTGAAACCACCGGCAAGCGGGTAAATGTGCGGATTGGCGCAGAAAATCCCTTAGAATCGATTCGCGGCTGCACTCTGATTTCCTCCACTTATCGCCGGGGTTCAGTGCCGGTGGGCAGTGTCGGCGTCTTAGGGCCAACCCGAATGGTGTATGAGAATGCGATCGCAATGGTAGAAGCCGCCGCTGATTATCTCTCAGATGCCTTAACTCAGCCGGCTTAAATCGAAATCACTTCCACCGTGCCGGTTGTAAAATAGCCGGCAACCCCTTTATCTAGCAAAAATCATAATCACCCAGCGATTAACCCTCAAATTCATCTGTGTTAATCTGTGTGCATCTGTGGTTAAAAAATCTTATTAAAATATTCAAATCGGCATTAATTAAAAGGTCAAGTCATGATCAGAAAATTTGGATTTGGATTGCTGTGGATTGGGATGATAACTTATGCGTCTTTCCTTGCACCACCTAACCAACCAGACACATTTGAACTGATTAAAAATCTTTCTCTGGGCAATCTTGAAGGCATCAACCCGCTGATTGTGGCGCTGTTTTACATCATGGGTGTTTGGCCGATGATTTATAGCTGCTTGCTGTTTTTTGACGGCAGAGGTCAAAAAGTGCCGGCTTGGCCGTTCGCTGCGGTATCTTTCGGTGTAGGTGCTTTTAGTTTGTTGCCTTATTTAGCCTTACGCGAAACCAACCCCAACTTTTCAGGAGAAAAAAACGCATTTCTCAAGCTTTTAGACTCCCGAATTACCGGCATTTTCTTAACCTTAGCAGCTGCCGGCCTTGTTGGTTATGGGGTGTTCACCGGCAATTGGGGCGATTTTATCCAACAGTGGCAAACTAGCAAATTTATTCATGTCATGAGTTTAGATTTCTGCCTGTTATGTCTTTTATTTCCTGCCTTGCTAGGAGATGATATGGCAAGAAGAAATCTCAAAAACCCCTTGTTTTTTTTGGCGGTGGCGCTGATTCCCTTATTTGGCCCCCTCGTTTATTTGTGTCTGCGAATACCGTTGCCGGTAACAAATCCGCAATCCCACCAAGCAACAATAACCAGCACCACTCACTAAGCAATTATTTCAGCGTTTCTCAGATAAAACTTGACCCAAGATAGATGCTGCTAACTTTGTCTTTTCTTTAAAATAAACAGACAATAGCAGCAATTTTTGGGTCAAGATGATGGCTAGAAAAATTGTTTTATTCTCAATCTGGATAGCATTTACTAGCTATACCATAAGTCTGGCTCCGCTCGATCAGCCCGATACCTGGCCTCTCGTTCAAAAACTGCTAACGCTTCAGTGGGCAGATATTAACGCAATTATTGTATCTATATTTTGGTTCATGGGCATCTGGCCGATGATTTTTGCTTGCCTAATGTTTGCTGATGGCAAAATGCAAAAAAAACGGGCTTGGCCTTCTTGGGTCGCTTCAAACGGAATGGGTATCATTGGCATGACGCCTTATTTACTTTTGCGAGAATCGAATCAAGAATTCGATGGAAAAAAAGATAAATTACTGAGAAGTTTAGATCAACGTTCCACCGGCATCGCGCTGCTTTTTACGACACTTGGCTTATTTGCCTACGCGTTTATTGCCGGCAATTGGGGCGATTACGTTCAACAATTCCAAACGCGGGCTTTTGTTCACCTGATCAGCCTCGATTTTTGCCTGATGTGCCTCATATTTCCCATCACCTCATTATTTGATGATGACATGGCACGTCGAGGTCTTAAAGATGCCCGAATTTTTTGGGCAGTGGCGCTAGTTCCTCTATTTGGCCCACTAATTTATCTGTGCTTGCGTCCGCCTTTGCCCGAAGTAGAAATAGGGCGACAGCAAGAGTCGCCCCTACCGGCTATGAGTTAATCCGTAAGGTTATACGAACAATGCCGACAACCCCAAGGGGCACTTTCCAAATCAGCAATGATCGCTTAATCGGATCGACAACAGTTGCCTCGTCCAATGTTGAGGCTTGATCATCCAAAATAATTCGCCCTACGCGACCATTTTGTACTGGAAATTCCAACACTATTTCGCCGCTGAAGCCGACAGGTATTTTAACCGTTTTCAGTTGTTCTTTTAGCGCATTTGTGGCAGCTTCATCCAAGCCGGCAACGTTGACAATTTCTAAGCGAAAATTGAGTTCAAGGGTTGCAGAAGCTTGACCGCTTGTGCTGCGAACTTGTGGTGTGGTTCTGTCAGAGAAACCTTGAACCCCAGCAGGCTTAGCTTTTGCCCGTGGCACTTGTAGGGATGGTGCTGGGGGCGGAAAAAACCCTTCAAGACATCCAAATTCAGATGCTTCGGGTGCTTGTGGTGAACTACTCCCTCTAAGCGCCCAAGCGTTGTTAAGCAATTGATTTGCTGCAAAATGAGCATTGCCGGCACCCACCGTTGTTTCATAGCTAACACCCTCTGGCATTTCCACCGGCACTTGCATTGAAATTCGGTTGCCTTCCGGATCGACGCGCACCTCTTCGCTAACCGCAACAAACGCCGTATATTGCGAGAGTAACTGATAACTCAAAGCAGTATCTGTCACCGAATCTACTAAAGATTTCTTCTCACCGGCAAGCATTTGATTCATCAAATCTTTAATTCGCTGCCGGCCCCAAAGTTGAGCAATTGCCGGATTGCCGGCACCCTCAAAATTGAGGCTGAAACGCTTTTCATAGCGCTTTCCACCCGCTGTCATGCCGGTGATGTGTAATTGCTCAGCCGTGCGATTTTCCTGCCGGCCAAACAAAACTAATGGCTGTTCTGCAAACAAATCTGGGGCAATTGAGGGATAAATTTCAGGCTGTCCGTTGCCTTCCCAATGAATTTGAATATTCGTCAGCACTGGATTATTAATCTGGCGGAAAAACTTCTCAGCAGCTTCATCAGGGGGTTCATTTTGTCGGACAACTTGACACGTTCCTCGCCCAATTTCTGCAATGCGATTGAGTAAGAATCGGTTTACAGAACTGCCAACCCCGAAACTATAAAGTCGATGACCTTGTTTGAGATGGCGCTGCACTTCAGCCAGGATTTCATGATCGTTGCCAATGTAGCCATCTGTTAGCAGCACGATACTCCGCAAACGTCCTGCCGGCACAGCGGGGAAATTCATCACCGCTTTAATGCCATTGAGCAATTCAGTCCCGCCATTTGCCCGCAACTGGTTGATATAGTTAATTGCCTGTTGCCGGTTTAGGGCAGTATTAGGCAATGGGTTAGCAGAAAGCTGCCGCGTGGTATTAGAAAAATCAATAATGCTGAAAGTATCGTCAGGATTTAACCCATTAATAAATCGGCGCATCAATTCCTGACATTGCAAAATTGGAGCGCCGGCTTGAGAACCCGATGTATCCACTAGAAACACAACATCTTTGGCGACAATCTCTTCAGGTTTGTATGCCAAAGCCGGGATAAAATAAAGCGCAAAATGAGCGCCTCGTTCATCGGCTTGCGTTAAAATTGTCGCTTCAGTTTTATGGCCGGCAACCCGATAACGCAGAATAAAATCTTTATTGGGAATCGTATCTTCGCCGCCCAACTTCACCCGCACAATTTGACCTTCATGTTCAATTTGTAATGGGTGAGAAGTCGAACGCACATCAAAAACAGGCAAGCCGGTGTCAATTTCAACCCTTACCCCAATATCATGACGAGAGCGCATTTCTGGCGGAATAAATGGTGGATTAATCCGCGAGGCATCGGGCACTTGATCGGTATCTCCACTGCCATCTATTGGCGTACCAGGAATATAACGAGGCCCCACCACCATTGGGAAGACAAATTCGTAATCGCCACCCTCAAATTTAAGGCTATCTGTGTAGCGAATTGTGACATCAATTTGCTCACCCGGTTTAATATTAGCCAAAGATTGGGTGAAAATATTATCTCGCTCTTGTTCTAAAAGGCCGGCAGTACGTCCTTGCCGCTTTGCTGCTTCGTAAATTTGTTTGGCTTCTTCTCGTTTTTTAATGTTGCCTTTAATAATTCGTTCACCAATTTTAATTTCCATGTCATCCACTGCCGCTTCATCCGGTAATGGAAAAACATA
The Microcoleus sp. FACHB-672 DNA segment above includes these coding regions:
- a CDS encoding DUF2834 domain-containing protein, translating into MIRKFGFGLLWIGMITYASFLAPPNQPDTFELIKNLSLGNLEGINPLIVALFYIMGVWPMIYSCLLFFDGRGQKVPAWPFAAVSFGVGAFSLLPYLALRETNPNFSGEKNAFLKLLDSRITGIFLTLAAAGLVGYGVFTGNWGDFIQQWQTSKFIHVMSLDFCLLCLLFPALLGDDMARRNLKNPLFFLAVALIPLFGPLVYLCLRIPLPVTNPQSHQATITSTTH
- a CDS encoding DUF2834 domain-containing protein, which gives rise to MMARKIVLFSIWIAFTSYTISLAPLDQPDTWPLVQKLLTLQWADINAIIVSIFWFMGIWPMIFACLMFADGKMQKKRAWPSWVASNGMGIIGMTPYLLLRESNQEFDGKKDKLLRSLDQRSTGIALLFTTLGLFAYAFIAGNWGDYVQQFQTRAFVHLISLDFCLMCLIFPITSLFDDDMARRGLKDARIFWAVALVPLFGPLIYLCLRPPLPEVEIGRQQESPLPAMS
- a CDS encoding VIT domain-containing protein; its protein translation is MPTTVKDRLGGLYVESPAGEKLVFPLKHTEVLAKIAGNLSRVEVTQSFENPFTEPLEAIYVFPLPDEAAVDDMEIKIGERIIKGNIKKREEAKQIYEAAKRQGRTAGLLEQERDNIFTQSLANIKPGEQIDVTIRYTDSLKFEGGDYEFVFPMVVGPRYIPGTPIDGSGDTDQVPDASRINPPFIPPEMRSRHDIGVRVEIDTGLPVFDVRSTSHPLQIEHEGQIVRVKLGGEDTIPNKDFILRYRVAGHKTEATILTQADERGAHFALYFIPALAYKPEEIVAKDVVFLVDTSGSQAGAPILQCQELMRRFINGLNPDDTFSIIDFSNTTRQLSANPLPNTALNRQQAINYINQLRANGGTELLNGIKAVMNFPAVPAGRLRSIVLLTDGYIGNDHEILAEVQRHLKQGHRLYSFGVGSSVNRFLLNRIAEIGRGTCQVVRQNEPPDEAAEKFFRQINNPVLTNIQIHWEGNGQPEIYPSIAPDLFAEQPLVLFGRQENRTAEQLHITGMTAGGKRYEKRFSLNFEGAGNPAIAQLWGRQRIKDLMNQMLAGEKKSLVDSVTDTALSYQLLSQYTAFVAVSEEVRVDPEGNRISMQVPVEMPEGVSYETTVGAGNAHFAANQLLNNAWALRGSSSPQAPEASEFGCLEGFFPPPAPSLQVPRAKAKPAGVQGFSDRTTPQVRSTSGQASATLELNFRLEIVNVAGLDEAATNALKEQLKTVKIPVGFSGEIVLEFPVQNGRVGRIILDDQASTLDEATVVDPIKRSLLIWKVPLGVVGIVRITLRINS